Genomic DNA from Catenulispora sp. EB89:
CAGCGCCACGGCACCGCTGTAGGCCTTGGAGACGCTGGCGATGCGCATGGCGTCGTACTGCCCTGGAAGCCGTCCTGTAGCCAGATCTGCGACCCCTGCGCGGTAGACGCTTAGAGCGTTGTGACTCTTGAGGGTCACGATGACTCCAGGCGGCCCGCCGGGTTCGTGTACCAACGCTTCCAGTTCCTGCTGGAGACCGGGATTGTGGTGCGTTGCCGGTCTCGGGTTGCCGGCCGCTGTGGCCGTCGCGGTCGCTGTCGTGGCGGAGACCGCGACCAAGCCGGCAACGGCTGCGCAGGCCGCCACGAAACGGAGGTGTCCGAACATGGAGCAGATCTAGCCGGACGGCTCCCGGGACAAACGCACTGGTCCGGCCATGCAGTCATATGCAGTAGCGCGAAGAAACGCATTGGGGCCTTCCAGACTTCTCTGGAAGGCCCCAATGCGTTGTGTGGACCTGAGGAGATTTGAACTCCTGACCCCCTCGATGCGAACGAGGTGCGCTACCAGGCTGCGCCACAGGCCCTTCAACGAGTCTGAAATCTATCACATGGGCCGACTCGTTCTGAAACCCGTTTCCCAGCGCTAGCCGTTCGCCGCACGCCGGTACTCGTGCTGGGACTGCGCGGGGCGCCACACGGTGGATTCCGGCTCGCGCACCACCGCGTCGGCGGGCGCCACCTGGGGCGCCGGCGCGGACGTCCGCTGCTCGGCCTGGCGCTGCCGCTCCCGGCGCCGTTCGGCGACCAGGGCGGCCTGGCGGCGGCGGAAGCGCTCGCGGGCACGCTGCTTCTCGTCCCGGCGGATGTAGACCACGTAGCCGGAGAACAGCGCGGCCGGGGCCAGCATGGCCCAGATGTAGTCCAGGCCCAGGAACGTGCTCACGACGGCGCCCAGGGTCGCCAGCGTGAACAGCGCGGCGACCACGCGGCGGCGGCGCATCAGGAGCACGCCGCGGCGCCGGGCGGCGGTCGCGGCCGTCGACGCCGGGGACGGCTTGGCGGCGGGCTTGGCGACCTTCGCGGCCGGCTGCTGGTGGTGCGGCAGGTGCGCGGTGACACCCTTGCGGGGCTGCGCGGCCGCGGCCGGCTTCGGCTTGAGCGCGGGCTTCTGCTTGACGCTCTCGACGGAGGCTGGCGTCGGCAGGACAGCGGTCTTGCGCGGCGCGGGCTTCTCCGGCGTGCTTCCGTCGCCGGCGCGCGGGCCGGGAGCGCCGTCGGTGCCGGTGGCCGCCAGCGACTCCTCGGCGAGCACCTTCTTCTCGAAGCGTTCGCTGCGGCCGAGGGTGCGGATGGCAGCGGCGTATCGCGCCTTCTCGCGCGCCTCGTTCAGCTGCTCTTCTCTGCGCAGCCACACTGGGACGAGGTACACGGCCCAGGCGCCGACGATTCCCGCGTAGATGAGGCCGCTACTGCTCACAACACAGCACAGTAGAGGGGCCGACGATCATCAAGGCGCATTCTGTCGGCGTGTCGTTGAGGTTGTGACGAGACTGTTGTGACAGATGGGGCCAGTTGATCAGTCTAGGGTGTCCGCTGTTCCCCCATCAAGCACGCTCCACACCATTTGTCACCCTGTCGGAGTAGAGCCGGTGCTCGAAAGAGTGACGTGCCAGCGGGCGAGCAGCCCGTCGGGCACCTCCTCGGCGGTCAGCGCGAACGCCTCGTGGTCGCGCCAGTCGCCGTCGATGTGCAGATACGCGCGGCGCAGCCCCTCGGAGCGGAAGCCGAGCTTGTGGACCACGCGCAGGCTCGCCGCGTTCTCCGGCCGGATGCAGACCTCGATCCGGTGCATGCCGGCGGCCCGGAAGCAGTGGTCGACGGCCAGGGCGACGGCGGTCGGGGTGATGCCGCGGCCGGCGACGGTCTCGTCGACCCAGTAGCCGACGTTGGCCGAGCGCAGCGAGCCCCAGGTGATGCTGGAGACGGTGAGCTGGCCGACCAGGCGGTGCACGGCCGGCGCGGCCGGCTTGCCGGCGGGGCGGCGTCCGCGGCGGGAGTGCCCGGACAGCTCATAGTCGGCGAGCTCGTCGTCCGGCAGGTCGCTCGGGTCCGGGGGCTCGGCGTAGTCGATGGCGAACGGCAGCATCCGACCGGCCAGCGCCTCGGTGCGCAGCCGCCGCACCATCTGCCGGAAGGTGATCCGCCCGCTGGTGTCGCCGGGCGGCACGGTGGCCTCCCAGCGGGTCAGCCAGCTCCGGTTCCGCTCCTTGAGCTCGCGCCACGCCGGGGCGTCGGACAGCGCCAGCGGGCGCAGCCGTACCGGTCCGTCGGCCAGCACAGCGGGCCAGGCCGCGCCCCACCCGGCGGGCCGGTTCAGTGGTCGCCCCCGTGCAGCTGGTCGAGCGCGTGCCCGAGGATCCGCCCGAGCACCGCCATGCCGTCGCGCACGCCGCCGGGCGAGCCGGGCAGGTTGACGATGAGAGTGTTGCCGGCGACCCCGGCCGTGCCCCGCGACAACGCCGCGGTCGGCACCTTCGGCAGCCCCTCGGCGCGGATCGCCTCGGCGATCCCCGGCACCTCGTAGTCGAGCACCCGCCGCGTCATCTCCGGGGTCTGATCCGTCGGCGAGATGCCGGTCCCTCCGGTGGTGACGATCGCGTCGTACCCGAGCGAGAGCATCCGCCGCAGCGCGGCCTCCACCGGCGCCCCGTCGGGCACCACCTCGGGGCCCGCGGCCGCGAACCCGAGCTCGGTCAGCCGCTCCACGATGATCGGGCCCGTGGTGTCGGCGTACACGCCCTGCGCCGCACGGTTGGACACCGTCACGACCATCGCGCGCCGCATCGCGTTCCCCCTGTTCGGTTGAGTGTCGCCCGCCAACGGTACTCACTTTCCTCGCCGAGGGAAGCTGGAAACGAAAGAACCCCGCCGGTCACCCGACGGGGTTCTGCAGTCGTACTCCGAGGTGGCCAGGGGCGGGGTCGAACCGCCGACCTTCCGATTTTCAGTCGGACGCTCGTACCAACTGAGCTACCTGGCCCTACCGCGAAAGCGTCCGGTCTCCCGGACACCTCGAACAGCATACCGGATGGCGGGGGGTGCCTCCCACCGAGTTCGGCGGACCCGTTCGGCGGTACCGGCTACAGCTGTACGAGGGCGGCGCGGCGGCAGCCTCGCGGCAGCGCGGTCAGCGGTATCCGTACCGGTAGTCGGCCTGCTGGGTGGTGACGATCTCCTTGCCGAGCGGGGCCAGCGAGACCGGGATGAGCTTGAAGTTCGCGATGCCCAGCGGGATGCCGATCACGGTCAGGCAGAGCAGCACACCGGTCACCGCGTGACCGATGGCCAGCCACAAGCCCGCGACGATGAACCAGATGACGTTCCCGATGAACGACATGGCACCGGCAGTCGGCTTGGAGACGATGGTCCGCCCGAAGGGCCACAGCGCGTAGTTCGCGATGCGGAACGAGGCCAGCCCCCAGGGGATGGTGATGATCAGCACGCAGCAGATGATCCCGGCCACCACGTAGCCCAAGGCCATCCAGAACCCGCAGAGCACCAGCCAGATGATGTTCAGGATGAAGCGCATGTCTCCCCGTTTCCCCTCGCGCAGGCAGTTCGAACGGTGAACGGTTGAGCTGATCACCGGGTTCCATCATGCCGAAGGCCTGCGGCACGGACCGGCGATGCAGACCGGCGGTTGTAGGCCGCTCGGGTGGCCGCCACCGGCACACGGAACGCAGAAAAGCCGCCTTGCGGCGGCTCTTCGTGTGCGGTCCCGACGGGATTTGAACCCGCGGCCTCCACCTTGACAGGGTGGCGAGCACTCCTAGCTGCTCCACGGGACCTTGTATGTACTTGTCTTGCTTTGCTTCACCAGTTCGGCCGATTCCCCGACCGCCCGCTAGAGCATATCGGATTACCGCCCCGGTTCATAACCGCCTCCGGGCCCAACTGGTACCGCGTACCCCCAACGGGATTCGAACCCGTGTTACCGCCTTGAAAGGGCGGCGTCCTAGGCCTCTAGACGATGGGGGCTGGTCTGCCCTCAACGTCCATCCGTCCGTCGGGGACGAGTTGAAGCATAGAGCACGATCAGCCCGGGAGCCAAAATGATTAGCGGGTACCCGCGGCGCGTCCACCCGGCGAGCGACCCGTGAGCGAACCCGTAACCGGTTCTGCTAACGACGACCGACCCGCTACCCTGGTACGCGACACACGCCAGAGCGTGTGTGGGGCGCTAGCTCAATTGGCAGAGTAGCGGGCTTTTAACCCGTGGGTTGTGGGTTCGAGTCCCACGCGCCCTACGAACATGTTTGCGGGCGCCTCCGATTCGGGGGCGCCTTTTTGCTGGTCGGGGTGGTGCGGGGGCGGGAGCGGCGACCGGAGCTGATGGCGGATCCGGCTCACACCGCGGCGATGGGGTTCGGCTGGGCAACAGGCTCCGGGAAGTGGAGTGCCAGTCGTTCGAAGGCGGCGACCGAGTCCTTGTCGCTCACCGGATCGCCCAGCTCATCGGCCAGCCAGTCTCGGATCTTCGGGAAGCCACTGTCGCTGTTCCAGAACCGGACGTGCCAGTTGATCAGCTTGTCCAGGAAGTCGACGGCATCGGGCTTGTCCTTGGGCCGGCGGTGCCTGTCGGTCATGCTGCTCCGCCCGCCTTCTATCCGTTCGAAGCTCCAAAGGAGCGTGAAGTATGCGCGGCGGACGTCACCCACGTCGTGTCCGGGTGACGCCGCGTCGGTGAACGTCACAGTGCCCAGCAGGGCGCGGGCGTCGGCGACCAGGCCGGTGGTCAGATCGGTGTGCAGGGCGCGGGCGAGTTCGAAGTCTTCGCGTCGGTGCTGGACGCGGGCCTGGAGCGCTGTGAAACCGGCGGCTCCGAGTGCGACGATCGCCCCCAGCGCGCTGCCGTAATCCCCGAGGTTCGACATGCGGGGCAGTCAACCATCTCAGGGTCCTGAGGTAAATCCGGTCGGCCGGTTCGTCGGAGTCGTGCCGAACGGTGATCGGCGGCGGTGGCCTGGTTATCCTGGCGCACAAGGCGGGGTCGGTGGGGGCCGCGATAGGCGAATACGGGGGAAGCTTGTGAACAGCCGGTCTGTTCGGGTGGCGGCGGTGGCCGCGATCGCGGGGGTTCTGATCGCCGGGTGTGGTGGCGGCGGAAGTGGTTCGGCGCAGGGGGCGGTGTCTGGGGGCGGGCTCCGGTTCAGCGTGAGTGCTGCTTCGCCCGGGGTTTACGATCCGGTGGATGTGCGGCTGTCCGGGCTCAAGCCTGGCGCGGCTGTCACCATCACGTCCGACAGTGCGGATTTTGATGAGGTCCACTGGCATGGCAGCGGCCAGTTCCAGGCGGATGCGTCGGGTGTGGTGGATGTGGCCAAGCAGCCTTCGACGGCGGGCACCTATACCGGTGTGGACGAGATGGGCTTGCTGTGGTCCATGGATGCGCCGCAGCCTGCCGACAGTTCTGCCGTCTACTTCGGTAGCAACTGTTCCGCGCCGTTCGTGGTCACGCTGACGGCGGTTGTCGGCAAAGCCTCGGCCACCACGACTCTGACCCGCCTGTGGCAGGTCCCGGGCGTCACCACCACGGCGCTCTCGGTGGCGGCGGATGGCTTCGAGGGCAGGCTGGCCATGCCGTCGTCCGGGGGCGGTACCCGGCCGGCGGTGCTGCTCTTCGGCGGGTCCGAGGGCGGGAATCTCGAGACCTGCCGGGCGGAGATGCTGGCGGAGAAGGGGTTTCCGGCTCTGGCCGTGGGTTATTTCGGCGAGCCTGGTACGCCCAAGACGCTGAACGACATCCCGATCGAGTACTTCGCGAAGGCGGCCAAGTACCTCGCCGGCCAACCCGGTGTCGATCGCGGTCACATCATCGTGCTGAGTCTGTCGCGGGGGTCTGAGGCGGCGCTGCTTCTGGCGCAGAACTACCCCGATCTCATTCACGGCGCGATCGTCATGGCGCCGAGCGCCCAGGTCGGCCCGGGGTTTCCGACGGGTCCCCACGGATGGACCCTGGGCGGTGTCGGGCTGCCCACGGACGAGACGATCCCGGTCGACAAGATCAGCGGTCCGGTTCTGGCGCTCACGGGAGTCGATGACAAACTCTGGGGATCGTTCATTTGGGCCCCGCAGATCATGAGGGAACTCGATGCCGCCCACAACCCGTTCCCGCACAAGGCCGTGCTCTATCCGAATGCGGGACACGACATGGTCGACGACCCGTGGATGCCGGGGATAGGGCACCTCGACGAGCGTGGCGGCACGCGTCCGGGGAATGTCGCCGCCGCGAGTGAATCGTGGGACCAGATCCTCAGCTTTCTGCGAGGGCTGCCGCGCTGACCGTCGGCGTAAATGTGGCCGGGCAGCGGCCGGAGAGGTAGTACCTTCCACGCAGTGATCACTGTGTCGAACGACGACCTCATCGCCGCCGCCCAAGCCGTCGTCCATCCGCATCGGGTCGGTGACCGGCTGTTCGGTGACGTCGGTGCGGCGTTGGTTACCGAGGACGGCAACGTCTACGCGGGTGTGTGCATCGATACCGGGTCGGGCACCGGGTTCTGTGCGGAGGCCGCGGCGATCGGGGCTATGGTCACCGCTCGTGAGTACCGCATCGCGCGGATCGTTGCGGTTTGGCGTGACGACGACGGGGTCTGGGTGGTTCTGCCGC
This window encodes:
- a CDS encoding GNAT family N-acetyltransferase; its protein translation is MLADGPVRLRPLALSDAPAWRELKERNRSWLTRWEATVPPGDTSGRITFRQMVRRLRTEALAGRMLPFAIDYAEPPDPSDLPDDELADYELSGHSRRGRRPAGKPAAPAVHRLVGQLTVSSITWGSLRSANVGYWVDETVAGRGITPTAVALAVDHCFRAAGMHRIEVCIRPENAASLRVVHKLGFRSEGLRRAYLHIDGDWRDHEAFALTAEEVPDGLLARWHVTLSSTGSTPTG
- a CDS encoding molybdenum cofactor biosynthesis protein B translates to MRRAMVVTVSNRAAQGVYADTTGPIIVERLTELGFAAAGPEVVPDGAPVEAALRRMLSLGYDAIVTTGGTGISPTDQTPEMTRRVLDYEVPGIAEAIRAEGLPKVPTAALSRGTAGVAGNTLIVNLPGSPGGVRDGMAVLGRILGHALDQLHGGDH
- a CDS encoding YccF domain-containing protein, which translates into the protein MRFILNIIWLVLCGFWMALGYVVAGIICCVLIITIPWGLASFRIANYALWPFGRTIVSKPTAGAMSFIGNVIWFIVAGLWLAIGHAVTGVLLCLTVIGIPLGIANFKLIPVSLAPLGKEIVTTQQADYRYGYR
- a CDS encoding acyl-CoA thioesterase/BAAT N-terminal domain-containing protein; the protein is MAAIAGVLIAGCGGGGSGSAQGAVSGGGLRFSVSAASPGVYDPVDVRLSGLKPGAAVTITSDSADFDEVHWHGSGQFQADASGVVDVAKQPSTAGTYTGVDEMGLLWSMDAPQPADSSAVYFGSNCSAPFVVTLTAVVGKASATTTLTRLWQVPGVTTTALSVAADGFEGRLAMPSSGGGTRPAVLLFGGSEGGNLETCRAEMLAEKGFPALAVGYFGEPGTPKTLNDIPIEYFAKAAKYLAGQPGVDRGHIIVLSLSRGSEAALLLAQNYPDLIHGAIVMAPSAQVGPGFPTGPHGWTLGGVGLPTDETIPVDKISGPVLALTGVDDKLWGSFIWAPQIMRELDAAHNPFPHKAVLYPNAGHDMVDDPWMPGIGHLDERGGTRPGNVAAASESWDQILSFLRGLPR
- a CDS encoding cytidine deaminase — encoded protein: MITVSNDDLIAAAQAVVHPHRVGDRLFGDVGAALVTEDGNVYAGVCIDTGSGTGFCAEAAAIGAMVTAREYRIARIVAVWRDDDGVWVVLPPCGRCREFIRQIDWANIDTEVILGRGRTALLRELLPAHEWPGPLD